Proteins found in one Erythrobacter sp. KY5 genomic segment:
- the pufM gene encoding photosynthetic reaction center subunit M, whose product MATYQNIFTQIQVKGPPEMGVPLPPGDESRVRATGYSYWLGKFGQAQIGPLYLGLLGTISLVFGFAAFMIIGLNFWAQAGWNPQTFMRELFWLSLDPPGPEYGFSPFVPLNEGGWFILTGAFLSISVLCWWARTYMRAKSLGMGMHIPWAFASAIWLFLVLGFIRPLLLGSWSEAVPYGIFSHLDWTNNFSLIHGNLFYNPFHALSIVFLYGSAVLFAMHGATILALGRYGGEREIEQITDRGTASERGALFWRWTMGFNATMESIHRWAWWFAVLTTLTGGIGILLSGTVVDNWYLWAQEHYYAPMN is encoded by the coding sequence ATGGCTACCTATCAAAACATCTTCACTCAGATCCAGGTCAAGGGCCCGCCCGAAATGGGCGTCCCTCTGCCTCCCGGCGATGAGAGCCGTGTCCGTGCAACGGGCTACAGCTACTGGCTGGGCAAGTTCGGGCAGGCTCAGATTGGCCCGCTCTATCTTGGTCTTCTCGGAACGATCTCGCTGGTCTTCGGCTTCGCAGCCTTCATGATCATCGGATTGAATTTCTGGGCACAGGCCGGGTGGAACCCGCAGACCTTCATGCGTGAGCTGTTCTGGCTTTCGCTTGATCCTCCGGGACCGGAATATGGCTTCAGTCCGTTCGTACCATTGAATGAGGGCGGCTGGTTCATCCTGACCGGCGCGTTCCTGTCGATCTCGGTGCTGTGCTGGTGGGCGCGGACCTATATGCGGGCGAAGTCGCTCGGTATGGGGATGCACATCCCATGGGCATTTGCTTCGGCGATCTGGCTGTTCCTGGTGCTTGGCTTTATCCGCCCGCTGCTCCTTGGCAGCTGGTCCGAAGCGGTGCCTTACGGCATCTTCAGCCACCTCGACTGGACGAACAACTTCTCGCTCATTCACGGGAACCTGTTCTACAATCCGTTCCACGCACTATCGATCGTCTTCCTGTATGGTTCAGCAGTGCTGTTCGCCATGCACGGGGCAACGATCCTTGCACTTGGCCGCTATGGCGGTGAGCGCGAGATCGAGCAGATCACCGACCGTGGCACGGCTTCGGAACGCGGAGCCCTCTTCTGGCGCTGGACCATGGGCTTCAACGCCACGATGGAATCGATCCACCGCTGGGCGTGGTGGTTCGCGGTTCTCACGACCCTTACCGGCGGCATCGGCATCCTGCTTTCAGGAACCGTCGTCGACAACTGGTACCTGTGGGCACAGGAGCATTACTACGCTCCGATGAATTAG
- a CDS encoding tryptophan-rich sensory protein, with product MSVSKTWILPAVVAAVTAAIVAVLGATITDLGPWYQSLEKPSWNPPDVMYPVGWTVIFALNTAAIVSAWRAAPTPKVSDTIIGLFALNAFLNITWSMIFFRIQRPDWAFIEVLLLWLSIVALVFYCGRYSRTAGLLFLPYLLWVTFTAALNWAVVDLNGPFG from the coding sequence ATGAGTGTGAGCAAGACCTGGATACTGCCCGCTGTGGTGGCTGCGGTAACCGCTGCTATCGTGGCGGTTCTCGGTGCAACGATTACCGATCTGGGGCCGTGGTATCAAAGCCTCGAAAAGCCGAGCTGGAATCCGCCCGATGTCATGTATCCGGTCGGGTGGACCGTTATCTTCGCGCTCAACACCGCCGCGATCGTGTCAGCGTGGCGAGCGGCTCCGACACCCAAGGTTTCCGACACCATCATCGGGCTTTTTGCGCTCAATGCCTTCCTCAACATTACCTGGTCGATGATCTTCTTTCGCATCCAGCGGCCCGACTGGGCGTTCATCGAAGTGCTCCTCCTGTGGCTCTCGATCGTGGCGCTTGTGTTCTACTGCGGACGGTACTCGAGAACCGCTGGCCTGTTGTTTCTGCCCTATTTGCTCTGGGTGACCTTTACCGCGGCTCTCAACTGGGCGGTCGTCGATCTCAACGGCCCTTTCGGCTGA
- a CDS encoding geranylgeranyl diphosphate reductase, with protein sequence MSEKIYDVVVVGGGPAGATAANDLALAGHSVLLMERGGRIKPCGGAIPPRALDDFDIPQSLLVARARSARMIAPSGRAVDMPVGEIGYVGMVDREEFDEWLRERARMSGAERLTATFDKVERDNHAHPLVTFRRERGGPIEKVRARCVIGADGARSAVAKQCLPDAERVKCVFAYHEIIKSPELGMIANDDAYDPDRCDVFYQGKLSPDFYAWVFPHGETASIGVGSANKGFSLRGAVSEMRTELDLTRCETIRREGAPIPLKPLKRWDNGADVIVAGDAAGIVAPASGEGIYYAMVGGRYSAEAASQMLLTGEAKALKLARKRFMKDHGRVFWILGVMQYFWYSSDKRRERFVDMCDDKDVQQLTWQAYMNKKLVRKKPLAHVKIFLKDTAHLLGLRPASS encoded by the coding sequence ATGAGCGAGAAAATCTACGATGTCGTCGTGGTTGGCGGGGGTCCCGCTGGCGCAACTGCTGCAAACGATCTCGCGCTTGCGGGCCATTCGGTGCTGCTGATGGAGCGCGGCGGGCGGATCAAGCCATGCGGCGGAGCCATTCCGCCGCGCGCCCTGGATGATTTCGACATCCCTCAATCGCTGCTGGTCGCACGCGCGCGGTCGGCCCGGATGATCGCGCCCTCTGGCCGTGCCGTCGATATGCCCGTCGGCGAGATCGGATATGTCGGCATGGTCGACCGCGAGGAATTCGACGAGTGGCTGCGCGAGCGCGCGCGCATGTCAGGCGCTGAAAGGCTGACGGCCACTTTCGACAAGGTCGAGCGCGACAATCACGCTCATCCGCTTGTCACTTTCCGGCGAGAGCGCGGCGGTCCGATAGAGAAGGTCCGCGCACGGTGTGTCATTGGTGCCGACGGTGCGCGTTCGGCAGTCGCCAAGCAATGCCTGCCCGACGCAGAGCGCGTGAAATGTGTTTTCGCTTATCACGAAATCATCAAGTCGCCAGAGCTGGGTATGATCGCCAATGACGACGCCTATGATCCCGACCGCTGCGACGTGTTCTATCAGGGCAAGCTGTCTCCCGATTTCTATGCCTGGGTGTTCCCGCATGGCGAAACCGCCAGCATCGGCGTCGGCAGCGCGAACAAGGGCTTTTCTCTGCGCGGTGCAGTGTCGGAAATGCGCACCGAACTCGACCTTACACGGTGCGAGACGATCCGCCGCGAAGGCGCACCAATCCCGCTGAAGCCATTGAAGCGCTGGGACAACGGCGCCGACGTCATCGTCGCGGGCGATGCCGCCGGTATCGTGGCTCCAGCGTCCGGCGAAGGCATCTATTACGCGATGGTTGGCGGGCGCTATTCCGCCGAAGCTGCATCACAGATGCTCCTGACCGGTGAGGCCAAGGCGCTCAAACTGGCGCGCAAGCGCTTCATGAAGGATCACGGCCGGGTGTTCTGGATACTCGGGGTCATGCAGTATTTCTGGTATTCGAGCGACAAGCGGCGCGAACGCTTTGTCGATATGTGCGATGACAAGGATGTGCAGCAGCTCACATGGCAGGCTTACATGAACAAGAAGCTGGTCCGGAAAAAGCCGCTCGCCCATGTGAAGATATTCCTGAAGGATACAGCTCATCTTCTTGGCCTGAGACCGGCGAGTTCGTAG
- a CDS encoding BCD family MFS transporter, whose translation MHAPAPSSANRGLSWLAIIRIGMVQASIGAMVMLITTVLNRLMVVEYALAGAIPAALVGWHYAVQLGRPLWGHGSDKGGSRSLWIAGGIMVLGLGAIMAVQATVMIQQDFALAMVIAVVGYTLIGVGVGASGTSALALLASGVAPERRAAAAAVTWIMMVAGIVVSAITVGALLQPFSPERLLTVSSGLLITCIAITCIAVFRIEPRMGVSLTFAETAKSDPPPDFREALREILNEKAARRFTLFIFVSMMAFNMQDLILEPFAGLIFGMTPGQSTQLGGMQSGGVLVGMIVAGIGGSAFAGRLPFELRHWIVFGCLGSALALASLAMAAQVGPGWPIASNVFVLGFCNGLFAVAAIGAMMGLAGAGEKTREGVRMGVWGAAQAIAFGLGGMLGGGGLDLARRAIAHDPSAFQIVFAIEAALFVLAAWLAVRATARGLAPARAIIERDEEVFA comes from the coding sequence ATGCATGCGCCCGCACCCTCTTCGGCAAACAGGGGACTATCCTGGCTGGCGATCATCCGCATAGGGATGGTGCAGGCGTCTATCGGCGCCATGGTCATGCTCATCACCACCGTTCTGAACCGGCTGATGGTGGTCGAATACGCATTGGCCGGAGCGATCCCGGCAGCGCTCGTCGGCTGGCATTATGCGGTGCAGCTGGGCCGGCCCTTATGGGGACACGGCTCCGACAAGGGCGGTAGTCGGTCGCTCTGGATTGCGGGCGGGATCATGGTGCTGGGCCTTGGCGCAATCATGGCGGTTCAGGCGACGGTGATGATCCAGCAGGATTTCGCTCTCGCGATGGTCATCGCGGTTGTCGGTTACACGCTGATCGGCGTCGGCGTTGGTGCAAGCGGGACTTCCGCGCTCGCATTGCTTGCATCGGGCGTCGCACCCGAACGCCGCGCCGCAGCGGCTGCGGTTACCTGGATCATGATGGTGGCTGGCATTGTCGTATCGGCAATCACTGTTGGGGCGCTGCTCCAGCCGTTTTCGCCTGAGAGGTTGCTGACAGTTTCATCGGGCTTGCTCATCACCTGTATCGCGATCACCTGCATCGCGGTCTTTCGGATCGAGCCGCGGATGGGCGTCTCGCTCACCTTTGCTGAAACGGCGAAGAGCGATCCGCCACCCGATTTCAGAGAAGCCCTGCGCGAGATTCTCAACGAAAAGGCAGCGCGCCGGTTCACGCTTTTCATCTTCGTCTCGATGATGGCGTTCAACATGCAGGACCTTATCCTTGAGCCCTTTGCCGGATTGATCTTCGGCATGACACCGGGCCAATCCACTCAGTTGGGCGGCATGCAATCGGGCGGTGTGCTTGTCGGAATGATCGTGGCCGGCATCGGGGGGAGCGCCTTTGCAGGACGGCTGCCGTTCGAGCTTCGCCATTGGATTGTGTTTGGCTGTCTTGGATCGGCCTTGGCGCTTGCGAGCCTCGCGATGGCCGCACAGGTCGGGCCGGGCTGGCCGATTGCATCGAATGTCTTCGTGCTTGGCTTCTGCAACGGCCTGTTCGCGGTTGCCGCGATCGGGGCGATGATGGGGCTTGCCGGGGCTGGCGAGAAAACGCGTGAAGGTGTTCGCATGGGTGTGTGGGGCGCGGCGCAGGCTATCGCATTCGGCCTTGGCGGAATGCTTGGCGGCGGTGGTCTGGACCTCGCACGCCGCGCTATCGCGCACGACCCAAGCGCATTTCAGATTGTTTTTGCCATCGAGGCAGCGCTGTTCGTGCTCGCCGCGTGGCTTGCGGTGCGTGCCACCGCCAGAGGGCTCGCGCCCGCGCGTGCCATTATCGAGAGGGATGAAGAGGTGTTTGCATGA
- the chlG gene encoding chlorophyll synthase ChlG, with the protein MERSAVSTREVPIAQAQTPLRPRPRDVLQLLKPITWFPPMWAFMCGAVSSGAGLDGRWLFVLGGVLLAGPLVCGTSQAVNDWFDRHVDAINEPDRPIPSGRIPGRWGLYIAIIATLISALVAWFLGPLVFVAALVGLALAWGYSAPPFRFKTSGWTGPAVVGFTYEGLSWFTGAAVILGAMPRAEVLIVLVLYSLGAHGIMTLNDFKAVEGDKATGLRSLPVILGVTPAARLACGVMAAAQIAVIALLAIWGLTLSALIVAGVLLAQCAAMPRLLRDPKRYAPWYNGVGVTLYVLGMLAAALGLGGYI; encoded by the coding sequence ATGGAGAGGTCCGCCGTCTCGACTCGCGAAGTGCCCATTGCTCAGGCACAGACGCCTTTGCGTCCAAGACCTCGCGACGTTCTCCAGCTGCTCAAACCGATCACCTGGTTCCCACCAATGTGGGCATTCATGTGCGGTGCGGTTTCGTCCGGGGCGGGCCTTGACGGGCGGTGGCTGTTCGTTCTGGGCGGTGTGCTGCTGGCAGGACCGCTAGTTTGCGGGACCAGTCAGGCCGTCAACGACTGGTTCGACCGCCATGTCGATGCCATCAACGAGCCGGATCGACCGATCCCTTCAGGGCGTATTCCGGGGCGCTGGGGCCTGTACATCGCAATCATCGCGACGCTGATTTCTGCGCTTGTCGCATGGTTTCTCGGGCCGCTCGTGTTTGTCGCAGCGCTCGTCGGGCTGGCACTGGCCTGGGGCTACAGCGCGCCGCCATTCCGCTTCAAGACAAGCGGTTGGACCGGACCTGCGGTGGTCGGTTTCACTTATGAGGGGCTGAGCTGGTTCACCGGCGCGGCCGTGATCCTGGGCGCGATGCCGCGCGCGGAAGTCCTGATCGTCCTCGTGCTTTATAGCCTCGGCGCACACGGGATCATGACGCTCAACGATTTCAAGGCGGTCGAAGGCGACAAAGCAACGGGCCTGCGATCGCTTCCCGTCATTCTCGGTGTTACGCCCGCTGCGCGCCTCGCTTGCGGGGTCATGGCCGCCGCGCAGATCGCGGTGATTGCGCTTCTCGCGATTTGGGGGCTGACGCTCTCCGCGCTGATCGTGGCCGGGGTGCTGCTCGCTCAGTGTGCAGCGATGCCGCGCCTGCTGCGCGATCCCAAGCGTTATGCGCCCTGGTACAATGGTGTTGGCGTGACGCTTTACGTCCTCGGCATGCTTGCGGCGGCTCTGGGGCTCGGGGGTTACATCTGA
- the ppsR gene encoding transcriptional regulator PpsR — MLTRKHSIEGKNPFGKAAELFNSLDADAAMKLAMVAGDITLVLDDTGMILDTAFDPKEFPGFEGWEGTNWIDTVTVESRPKVMEMLAAARRGEVQHWRQVNHPTRDGDVPIRYAVLTVNGGEHRIAFGRDLREAGKMQQRLLQVQQSLERDYLRMRQLEARYRMLFEISGEPVLIVEAATLRIREANPAAHTLMGVRSGSLPGKKLPALVEKGSRDTLQNLVGAALASEHATPANITLTKGSTEVAASAAAFSQDRGQYLLLKLAPHRGEGDGAGASPALELVDQMPDAFVIADSNLDVVSCNNAFVELVQAASADPLRGRALASWIGRPGIDLELIEGQIDQYGCARNVSTVLRVGDDIDGEPIELSAVRSSGEGGLYAFVIRPIGRRLRDLPPGSQDLPRSVEQLTDLVGRMSLKEIVRESTDLIERLCIEAALQYTSDNRASAAEILGLSRQSLYSKLHRHGLGNLPSDPD; from the coding sequence ATGCTGACCCGAAAGCACTCCATCGAAGGCAAGAACCCGTTCGGCAAGGCCGCTGAACTCTTCAACTCGCTTGATGCCGACGCCGCGATGAAGCTCGCGATGGTCGCCGGCGACATCACCCTGGTGCTTGATGACACGGGGATGATCCTCGACACAGCCTTCGATCCCAAGGAATTCCCGGGTTTTGAAGGCTGGGAAGGCACCAACTGGATCGACACGGTTACGGTCGAGAGTCGCCCCAAAGTCATGGAAATGCTGGCCGCCGCACGGCGCGGAGAGGTTCAGCACTGGCGTCAGGTGAACCACCCGACCCGCGATGGCGACGTGCCGATTCGCTATGCAGTTCTGACAGTCAACGGGGGCGAGCACCGCATCGCTTTCGGACGTGACCTTCGCGAAGCGGGCAAGATGCAGCAGCGGCTGCTTCAGGTGCAGCAATCGCTTGAACGCGATTACCTGCGCATGCGCCAGCTCGAAGCGCGCTATCGGATGCTCTTCGAGATATCGGGCGAGCCGGTCCTGATTGTCGAGGCTGCGACCCTGCGCATCCGCGAGGCCAACCCGGCCGCACACACCCTGATGGGCGTACGCTCGGGCAGTTTGCCGGGCAAGAAGCTGCCTGCCCTGGTCGAAAAAGGCTCGCGCGATACGTTGCAGAATCTCGTCGGGGCTGCGCTGGCGTCTGAACACGCGACACCGGCCAACATCACGCTGACAAAAGGATCGACCGAGGTTGCGGCAAGTGCTGCAGCCTTCAGCCAGGATCGCGGGCAATACCTCCTTCTCAAGCTCGCGCCGCATCGTGGCGAAGGGGACGGGGCAGGCGCATCCCCTGCGCTCGAACTGGTCGACCAGATGCCCGACGCATTCGTCATTGCCGATTCCAACCTCGACGTGGTGAGCTGCAACAACGCCTTTGTCGAACTGGTGCAGGCCGCCAGCGCCGATCCGCTGCGGGGACGGGCGCTTGCAAGCTGGATTGGCCGACCCGGCATCGACCTGGAACTTATTGAAGGGCAGATCGACCAGTATGGCTGTGCCCGCAACGTCTCCACCGTCCTTCGCGTCGGTGATGATATCGACGGTGAGCCGATCGAATTGTCCGCCGTTCGCTCGTCGGGTGAGGGCGGCCTTTATGCTTTCGTGATCCGTCCGATTGGCCGCCGCCTGCGCGACCTGCCGCCCGGTTCTCAGGATCTGCCCCGATCGGTCGAGCAACTTACCGATCTTGTCGGTAGGATGTCGCTGAAGGAAATCGTGCGCGAAAGCACCGACCTGATTGAGCGTTTGTGCATTGAGGCGGCGCTCCAATACACCTCGGACAATCGCGCTTCTGCCGCTGAAATCCTGGGTCTGTCGCGGCAGAGCCTTTATTCCAAGCTGCACCGGCATGGGCTGGGCAATCTGCCGAGCGATCCTGACTAA
- a CDS encoding B12-binding domain-containing protein, protein MAASKGSGMIGAGSAALRRVMSASLKLRKDSKGDRLPANSDNHALADDSINAIIEGEIIPRLMMAHAIGPDGGDARSEIDPCAADQFALLPLRLEAANLLEEVDAYLSDGVSVEAVLLDLLAPAARRLGQMWDDDEADFLDVTMGLWRLQEVMREISLRAPIRPPLARPDAARALFAPMPGDQHNFGSLMMDEVFARAGWDSRALNKPLRKELLDALSREPFDVVGLTLSRDCPSAAITNIIKAMRSVSANPHLSILIGGRMINQNPALVAEVGADGTGADARAALDVAERLVQSAEVRAHMLK, encoded by the coding sequence ATGGCAGCCTCGAAAGGCTCAGGAATGATCGGCGCTGGCTCGGCCGCGTTACGGCGTGTCATGTCTGCGTCTTTGAAGCTGCGCAAAGATTCCAAAGGCGATCGCCTTCCTGCAAATTCCGACAATCACGCGCTTGCCGACGATTCGATCAACGCAATCATCGAAGGTGAGATCATTCCGCGCTTGATGATGGCGCACGCCATTGGTCCAGATGGCGGCGATGCCCGGTCGGAGATCGACCCTTGCGCCGCAGACCAGTTTGCGCTTCTGCCCTTGCGGCTGGAGGCGGCGAACCTGCTTGAAGAAGTCGACGCCTATCTCTCCGATGGCGTCAGTGTCGAAGCGGTCCTGCTCGACCTTCTTGCTCCGGCAGCGCGTCGCCTCGGCCAGATGTGGGATGACGACGAAGCTGATTTTCTGGACGTCACAATGGGTTTGTGGCGCCTGCAAGAGGTGATGCGCGAGATTTCCCTGCGCGCTCCGATCCGCCCGCCGCTTGCCCGGCCCGACGCTGCACGAGCGCTGTTCGCGCCGATGCCAGGGGACCAGCACAATTTCGGTTCGCTGATGATGGATGAGGTCTTTGCCCGCGCGGGTTGGGACAGCAGGGCGCTGAACAAGCCTTTGCGCAAGGAACTTCTCGACGCGCTGTCGAGAGAGCCGTTTGACGTCGTAGGATTGACGCTTTCACGCGATTGCCCTAGCGCCGCCATCACAAACATAATTAAAGCGATGCGCAGCGTGTCTGCAAATCCGCACCTCTCTATTCTGATCGGTGGTCGAATGATCAACCAAAACCCAGCACTTGTTGCCGAAGTGGGAGCCGATGGGACCGGCGCCGACGCTCGGGCTGCACTCGATGTGGCAGAGCGATTGGTCCAGTCCGCCGAGGTGCGTGCGCATATGCTGAAATAG
- the bchF gene encoding 2-vinyl bacteriochlorophyllide hydratase, whose product MHGALYSPEERRRRDESVWTLVQGILAPLQFLVFLVSLGLVLRTLSTGEGAWLADVSIVIKTLVLYTIMITGSIWEKVVFGKWLFAPAFFWEDVFSMAVLALHTLYLVMLFGAIGTMEQRLGVALAAYAAYVINAGQFLWKLRMARLQGSNAEAVPA is encoded by the coding sequence ATGCATGGGGCGCTCTACTCACCAGAAGAGCGTCGGCGCAGAGACGAGTCGGTCTGGACTTTGGTCCAGGGTATCCTTGCCCCACTGCAATTCCTGGTCTTTCTCGTCAGTCTTGGACTGGTCCTGCGCACGCTCTCCACCGGCGAAGGCGCCTGGCTTGCCGACGTCTCTATCGTGATCAAGACGCTGGTGCTTTACACCATCATGATCACCGGCTCGATCTGGGAAAAGGTCGTGTTCGGCAAGTGGCTCTTTGCCCCCGCCTTCTTCTGGGAAGATGTCTTCTCGATGGCGGTGCTTGCTCTGCACACGCTCTACCTTGTCATGCTCTTCGGCGCGATCGGCACGATGGAGCAGCGACTCGGCGTCGCGCTGGCGGCTTACGCCGCTTATGTCATCAATGCCGGACAGTTCCTCTGGAAACTGCGCATGGCGCGCCTGCAGGGCAGCAACGCCGAGGCGGTGCCCGCATGA
- a CDS encoding ferredoxin:protochlorophyllide reductase (ATP-dependent) subunit N: MTPPLDTPLAGCDAPQVTQTRPVLRERGQREVFCGLTGIVWLHRKMQDAFFLVVGSRTCAHLLQSAAGVMIFAEPRFATAIMEERDLAGMVDAQDELDRVVTRLLARRPDIKTLFLVGSCPSEVIKLDLAKTAQRLGAQHMPDVRILNYSGSGIETTFTQGEDACLAALVPVMPSEAAAAPRQLLLVGSLPDIVEDQFLRLFDQLGIDNVGVLPARNARDLPPVGPNTRYLLAQPFLADTAMALEDRGAKRIDALFPFGAEGTTGWLHAAAREFGVDDAHFDRVVAPGRERAKRAIEHARGNLEGKRITFLPDSQLEVPLARFLATELGMIPVEVGTPYLHRAHCAQELDLIPPSARISEGQHVERQLDRVREDKPDLTVCGLGLANPLEAEGFSTKWAIELVFSPIHGFDQAGDLAELFARPLRRRDRLEV, encoded by the coding sequence ATGACCCCGCCGCTCGACACCCCACTGGCCGGCTGCGATGCCCCTCAGGTCACACAAACACGCCCGGTCCTGCGCGAGCGCGGTCAGCGTGAGGTTTTCTGCGGGCTGACAGGGATCGTCTGGCTGCACCGCAAGATGCAGGACGCCTTCTTCCTCGTAGTCGGCTCGCGCACCTGCGCTCACCTGCTGCAATCTGCGGCGGGCGTGATGATCTTTGCCGAGCCGCGCTTTGCAACCGCGATCATGGAAGAGCGCGACCTTGCAGGCATGGTCGATGCGCAGGACGAACTCGACCGTGTCGTTACTCGGCTCCTTGCGCGCAGGCCCGATATCAAGACGCTTTTCCTGGTCGGCTCTTGCCCGTCCGAAGTGATTAAGCTCGACCTTGCCAAGACCGCGCAGCGACTCGGCGCGCAGCACATGCCCGATGTGCGCATCCTCAATTATTCAGGCAGCGGGATCGAGACGACCTTCACGCAAGGTGAGGATGCCTGTCTCGCCGCGCTCGTGCCGGTCATGCCCAGCGAAGCCGCCGCTGCGCCCAGGCAGCTGCTGCTAGTCGGCTCGCTTCCCGATATCGTGGAAGATCAGTTCCTGCGGCTGTTCGATCAACTCGGCATCGACAATGTCGGTGTGCTTCCGGCTCGCAATGCGCGCGACCTTCCGCCGGTCGGCCCGAATACGCGCTATCTGCTCGCCCAACCGTTCCTTGCAGACACCGCCATGGCGCTGGAAGATCGCGGCGCAAAGCGGATCGACGCGCTGTTCCCGTTCGGCGCAGAGGGCACGACCGGTTGGCTTCACGCTGCCGCGCGCGAGTTTGGCGTGGACGACGCGCATTTCGACCGCGTGGTCGCGCCCGGTCGCGAGCGGGCAAAGCGCGCAATCGAACATGCGCGGGGCAATCTTGAAGGCAAGCGCATCACCTTCCTGCCCGATTCGCAGCTCGAAGTGCCGCTGGCGCGCTTTCTTGCGACCGAGCTTGGCATGATCCCGGTCGAAGTGGGCACACCTTATCTCCATCGCGCGCACTGTGCGCAGGAGCTCGACCTCATTCCGCCGTCAGCCCGCATCAGCGAAGGCCAGCATGTTGAACGCCAGCTTGACCGCGTGCGCGAAGACAAGCCCGACCTCACCGTCTGCGGCCTCGGTCTCGCAAACCCGCTGGAGGCTGAAGGTTTCAGCACTAAGTGGGCGATCGAGCTCGTCTTCTCGCCGATCCACGGTTTCGATCAGGCAGGCGATCTCGCTGAACTCTTCGCCCGGCCTCTGCGCCGTCGCGACAGGCTGGAGGTGTAA
- the bchB gene encoding ferredoxin:protochlorophyllide reductase (ATP-dependent) subunit B — protein MQLSVWTYEGPPHVGAMRIATAMKGLHYVLHAPQGDTYADLLFTMIERRGERPPVTYTTFEARDLGKDTAQLFQDAARDAAERFKPQAMIVGASCTAELIQDDPGGLTEAMDLPCPAIPLELPSYQRKENWGAAETFYQIVRHLADKDLAPGPLEGRAARANILGPTALGFRHRDDLVEIRKILETLGVEINLVAPLDATPSDIARIGAADFNIVLYPEIADEAARWLERTFKQPTVRTTPIGVSATRAFIAEVAELAGADPTPALGDQSSRLPWWSRSVDSTYLTGKRVFIFGDATHAVAAARIAQDELGFEVCGLGCYNREFAREIREAAKLYGVEPLITDDHLAVEDAIAEASPELVLGTQMERHIAKRLGMPCAVISAPVHVQDFPARHSPQMGFEGANVIFDTWVHPLVMGLEEHLLTMFREDFEFSDEAGASHHAAHSPRAPTIDAEVPEEPVIPAAPSNPDSIWTAEAERELKKIPFFVRGKARRNTEAFAQDQGLAEIDLETLYDAKAHYAR, from the coding sequence ATGCAGCTCTCCGTCTGGACTTATGAAGGACCGCCCCACGTTGGCGCGATGCGCATCGCCACCGCGATGAAGGGGCTGCATTACGTGCTCCACGCGCCGCAGGGCGATACCTATGCCGACCTGCTCTTCACCATGATCGAGCGGCGCGGTGAGCGTCCGCCCGTGACCTACACGACCTTCGAGGCGCGCGATCTCGGCAAGGATACAGCGCAGCTCTTTCAGGACGCAGCGCGCGATGCCGCCGAACGGTTCAAGCCGCAGGCGATGATCGTGGGTGCTTCATGCACGGCGGAACTGATCCAGGACGATCCGGGCGGCCTAACCGAAGCGATGGACCTGCCCTGCCCCGCCATCCCGCTTGAGCTGCCAAGTTATCAGCGCAAGGAAAACTGGGGCGCGGCGGAAACGTTCTACCAGATCGTGCGGCACCTTGCAGACAAGGACCTGGCACCCGGCCCGCTTGAAGGCCGAGCTGCACGCGCAAACATCCTTGGCCCTACCGCGCTCGGCTTTCGCCACCGCGACGATCTGGTCGAAATCCGCAAGATCCTTGAAACCCTGGGCGTCGAAATCAATCTCGTCGCCCCGCTGGACGCTACCCCGTCGGACATCGCGCGCATTGGCGCTGCCGACTTCAACATCGTCCTTTACCCCGAAATCGCAGATGAGGCGGCCCGCTGGCTCGAACGTACGTTCAAGCAGCCGACGGTCCGCACAACGCCTATCGGTGTGAGCGCCACACGCGCGTTCATTGCCGAGGTCGCCGAGTTGGCAGGTGCAGATCCCACGCCTGCCCTCGGCGACCAATCATCCAGGCTCCCATGGTGGAGCCGCAGCGTCGATTCGACGTATCTCACCGGCAAGCGCGTCTTCATTTTCGGCGACGCGACGCACGCCGTGGCCGCTGCGCGCATCGCGCAGGACGAGCTCGGCTTCGAGGTCTGCGGGCTTGGTTGCTACAACCGCGAATTCGCGCGCGAAATTCGCGAAGCTGCAAAGCTGTACGGTGTCGAACCGCTCATCACCGACGATCATCTCGCGGTAGAAGATGCGATTGCAGAGGCTTCGCCGGAGCTCGTGCTCGGCACGCAGATGGAGCGGCACATTGCCAAGCGGCTCGGCATGCCGTGCGCGGTGATTTCGGCGCCGGTTCATGTGCAGGATTTCCCTGCGCGCCACAGCCCGCAAATGGGATTTGAAGGCGCCAATGTGATCTTCGACACGTGGGTCCATCCGCTCGTGATGGGCCTCGAAGAACATCTGCTCACCATGTTCCGCGAGGATTTCGAGTTTTCCGATGAAGCGGGTGCATCGCATCATGCAGCGCACTCACCGCGCGCGCCAACCATCGACGCCGAAGTGCCGGAAGAACCGGTAATCCCGGCAGCGCCTTCCAACCCCGACAGCATCTGGACGGCAGAGGCAGAGCGCGAGCTCAAGAAGATCCCGTTCTTCGTGCGCGGCAAGGCGCGGCGCAACACCGAAGCCTTCGCTCAGGATCAGGGTCTGGCCGAGATCGACCTCGAAACGCTTTACGACGCCAAGGCACATTATGCACGGTAG